One stretch of Pseudoalteromonas shioyasakiensis DNA includes these proteins:
- the recD gene encoding exodeoxyribonuclease V subunit alpha, which produces MNKQSNSNEQASKNQQAEQPTKHVENDSALPAIEVKTQPLLSYLLEAKRIRLVDVKLAELLTGSQTLIEKNDTAHSEVFYLILLLAAAQQSQHSCLELANINWQNPFEIKQQSLADASIAAPEILTPFDMEFGLTEAVNRLTNAECVGDDKPLLLFANKLYFARLAEYETTLASRLHHLATKELTLDEAALKALLEVYFPNSEHTTNPSDPIKTLNWQKVACAIAATKGFSVITGGPGTGKTTTVTKLLAILQSLYASAPLTIKLVAPTGKAAARLTESILGAKQKLSMIPENIAPLIPDSAQTIHRLLGVIPHTNKFRHNKRNPLHLDVLIIDEASMVDLSLMAKLIEALPSHARLILLGDKDQLASVDTGSILSDLCQGLELGKMPDYSSERAAQLNRVCFNNQSAIPAASSHFVLNDCIAFLQQSYRFDGSSGIGQLAQAVNTNNSGLLGYVEQTINQGGFKDLKLNYSVISKPIEYFVQQAALQYHDYLHLIQQGASVASVHKAFAHYQLLAAVREGDYGVNSLNQRIEKALTQQGLIAPYQRHYVGMPIMISQNDYQLKLFNGDIGILMHDEQGQLKAMFIDEQENIRAFSPARLPAHDKVYAMTIHKSQGSEFAYTAMILPPIKQANQGINRQLVYTGITRAKTTFELVADKNVLLMAMNKSVTRASGLYDRLKHEAR; this is translated from the coding sequence ATGAATAAGCAATCAAACAGTAATGAACAGGCTAGTAAAAATCAACAAGCAGAACAACCAACGAAACATGTTGAAAACGATTCAGCGTTGCCTGCTATAGAAGTTAAAACTCAGCCTCTATTGAGTTATTTGCTTGAGGCAAAACGTATTCGCTTGGTTGATGTTAAGCTCGCAGAGCTTTTAACCGGTTCACAAACACTGATAGAGAAAAACGATACAGCGCACAGTGAGGTTTTTTACCTGATTTTATTGCTTGCGGCAGCGCAGCAAAGTCAGCACAGCTGTTTAGAGCTGGCTAATATAAACTGGCAAAACCCGTTTGAAATTAAACAGCAAAGCTTAGCTGATGCCAGTATCGCAGCCCCTGAGATTTTAACGCCGTTTGATATGGAATTTGGTCTTACTGAGGCCGTTAATAGACTAACGAATGCTGAGTGCGTAGGGGACGACAAGCCACTGCTATTGTTTGCTAATAAACTTTACTTTGCCCGTTTGGCAGAGTACGAAACCACACTGGCATCGCGTTTACATCATTTAGCAACGAAAGAGCTCACCCTTGATGAAGCTGCATTAAAGGCATTACTTGAGGTGTATTTTCCAAACAGTGAACATACAACCAACCCAAGCGATCCTATTAAAACATTAAACTGGCAAAAAGTAGCCTGTGCGATAGCAGCAACAAAAGGCTTTAGTGTGATCACTGGCGGCCCGGGTACCGGTAAAACCACCACGGTAACTAAGCTACTAGCCATATTACAATCTTTGTATGCCAGTGCACCGCTAACAATAAAGCTGGTTGCACCGACAGGTAAAGCGGCAGCTCGTTTAACCGAGTCGATTTTAGGGGCGAAGCAAAAGCTCAGTATGATCCCTGAGAATATCGCGCCACTTATTCCAGACAGTGCGCAAACGATTCACCGCTTACTTGGCGTTATTCCGCATACTAATAAGTTTCGCCATAACAAGCGTAACCCGCTGCATTTAGATGTTCTGATTATTGATGAAGCATCGATGGTTGATTTGTCGCTTATGGCAAAACTAATCGAAGCACTACCTAGTCATGCAAGGCTTATTTTACTTGGCGATAAAGACCAATTAGCTTCGGTTGATACGGGCAGTATTCTTAGTGACCTATGCCAAGGGTTAGAGCTTGGCAAAATGCCTGATTACAGCAGTGAAAGAGCTGCGCAGCTTAATCGCGTTTGTTTTAATAATCAGAGCGCTATACCCGCGGCGAGCAGCCATTTTGTACTTAACGATTGTATTGCGTTTTTACAGCAAAGTTATCGTTTTGATGGCAGCAGCGGTATTGGTCAATTAGCACAAGCTGTAAATACCAATAACAGTGGCTTACTGGGCTACGTTGAGCAAACGATTAATCAAGGCGGTTTTAAAGACCTTAAACTTAATTACAGTGTAATCAGTAAACCGATTGAGTATTTTGTGCAGCAAGCGGCTTTGCAATACCACGATTATTTGCATCTTATCCAGCAAGGGGCAAGTGTAGCCAGTGTGCATAAAGCATTTGCGCATTATCAGTTACTAGCTGCCGTCAGAGAGGGAGATTATGGAGTAAATAGCCTTAATCAGCGTATTGAAAAAGCACTTACTCAACAAGGCTTAATTGCGCCATATCAAAGGCACTATGTGGGTATGCCAATAATGATCAGCCAAAACGACTATCAGTTAAAACTGTTTAATGGCGACATAGGTATTTTAATGCATGATGAGCAAGGTCAGTTAAAAGCCATGTTTATTGATGAACAAGAAAACATTCGTGCCTTTTCACCAGCACGTTTACCCGCTCACGATAAAGTATATGCAATGACTATTCATAAGTCGCAAGGCTCAGAGTTTGCTTACACCGCGATGATTTTACCGCCAATTAAGCAGGCTAATCAGGGGATTAACAGACAGTTGGTTTACACGGGGATCACCCGCGCGAAAACCACATTTGAGCTGGTGGCCGATAAAAATGTATTGCTAATGGCAATGAATAAATCTGTTACTCGTGCATCAGGTTTATACGATAGGTTAAAACATGAAGCTCGTTAA
- a CDS encoding GNAT family N-acetyltransferase — MKLVKVTDVQLNQLMDWFNTEAELRIWSGPFFNYPFDTQSFKKDLNLDALNSYALVNGDGQMLGFGQYYLREGRCHLGRLVIAPSERGKGLAKVLINLLGEQGKQQLHCDSLSLFVYTHNTLAKTAYEKLGFIQTQYPADMPLDGCIYMTC; from the coding sequence ATGAAGCTCGTTAAAGTAACCGACGTCCAACTTAACCAGTTAATGGATTGGTTTAACACAGAGGCAGAACTGCGTATTTGGTCAGGGCCATTTTTTAACTATCCATTTGATACACAAAGCTTTAAAAAAGATTTAAACCTAGATGCGCTGAATTCCTACGCGTTGGTTAATGGCGATGGCCAGATGCTTGGGTTTGGTCAATACTATTTACGTGAAGGGCGTTGTCATTTAGGGCGGTTAGTTATCGCGCCAAGCGAGCGTGGCAAAGGTCTTGCAAAAGTGCTGATAAATTTACTGGGAGAGCAGGGTAAACAGCAGTTGCATTGCGATAGCTTGTCTTTGTTTGTGTATACACACAATACCCTTGCTAAAACGGCCTATGAGAAACTGGGTTTTATACAAACCCAGTACCCAGCTGACATGCCACTCGACGGGTGTATTTATATGACCTGCTAA
- a CDS encoding trimeric intracellular cation channel family protein, with amino-acid sequence MTSEYFHFLSIIGVAFFAISGTLLGHEKSVGGFGVVVVATVTAIGGGTLRDILLNKPVFWIAQPDYLYATYIAIFASILSIRHLPDLSNTTMLLMDAVGMAIFNIIGIEKALIEGADMVVAITMGMTTGIFGGLMRDVICREVPLVMGEELYSTACLSGGLTYAALFTLEVSYIWCIIGAFAVTVFLRLGAIHFGWQPNLFRKSSFKRS; translated from the coding sequence ATGACATCAGAATACTTTCACTTTTTAAGCATTATCGGTGTAGCATTTTTTGCAATCTCTGGCACCTTACTAGGTCATGAAAAAAGTGTCGGTGGTTTTGGTGTGGTGGTGGTTGCCACGGTAACAGCAATAGGAGGTGGAACATTACGCGATATTTTGCTCAATAAGCCGGTCTTTTGGATAGCCCAACCAGATTATTTATATGCTACTTACATTGCCATTTTTGCCTCCATTTTATCGATTCGTCATTTACCCGATTTAAGTAACACCACCATGTTGTTAATGGATGCCGTAGGTATGGCAATTTTCAATATTATCGGTATAGAAAAGGCACTAATAGAAGGAGCTGATATGGTTGTTGCAATTACTATGGGCATGACCACTGGTATTTTTGGTGGCTTGATGCGCGATGTAATTTGCCGAGAAGTGCCTCTAGTTATGGGTGAAGAGCTTTATTCAACCGCTTGCTTATCGGGAGGGTTAACCTATGCTGCCTTATTCACCCTTGAGGTAAGTTATATTTGGTGCATTATTGGCGCATTTGCTGTGACGGTATTTTTAAGATTAGGCGCCATCCATTTTGGTTGGCAACCTAACCTGTTTCGTAAAAGCAGCTTTAAACGCTCTTAG